The proteins below come from a single Chrysoperla carnea chromosome 1, inChrCarn1.1, whole genome shotgun sequence genomic window:
- the LOC123305323 gene encoding glycerol-3-phosphate acyltransferase 1, mitochondrial isoform X1 has product MQGSVFETIYVLFLMVYCCFLLLVSTYTILVWKEAYAMVDVLTTRLHDAYTNWTFRPADNDNESRLTLSGLRRIGGLQKRNKIAEKELNKQVKEKYLYQVKENPPPPAAPLKPRPFMGLSCKNCTPSSRNLLVNRARENSNIKNILRVDALKANNFLTRKFCHIVQAYRLKKYDFPQVSDTVLHDERLREALQMATTKDLQDMDKADDETYQKQLKKNENRAKTILYDMRSTLSDFLLRLTSWVMYKVLPCFLSSVVAHPGQVEMLKKAAESGVPLIFLPLHRSHLDYILISFILLNNDIRSPLVAAGDNLRIPLFGFLLRGLGAFYIKRRIDPVLGRKDIVYRAVLHTYMMEALRAGHNIEFFIEGGRTRTGKPCMPKGGILSVIVDAYMDGTIEDALLVPVSINYERLVDGNFVREQLGQPKQMESLGSALKAIWSVLNSNYGMMRIDFNQPFSIKELIKTFHIPSRSPTPEEKEIVSNGTVPPLFKKPKLVSQPSTASLYGTDVVEEKHRKLVDSIARHVIYDCTQATAIMSTNAVAFLLLNRFRDGCTMDQLVVALDKLRAEVDWAGRDLGFSGDSLDVVNHALDVLGPALVRRDKTQNTILPVCMLPNVIELAYYSNGMMSFYVVDAIIATALFTLLPDVTCSSQLSEDDIIERSKELCDLLKYEFIINKPCQTIESVIADGIDNLKNKEILTQKEILYTEDEKWSQRVAKTFDDDDSSSGDDAAPPKINEPNLQFNSNTTTLQHLCFLRGLIRPLIEAYYITGTVLHKLVDRNVTEKELVLDIMEEIKKELHLGSLSYSESLSVDPVRNCLKLLQHWQVLESHTQDKIRMYYLSEHYDDNESLKPILIKLCRFKTPLNNNK; this is encoded by the exons gGCATATGCAATGGTTGATGTATTGACAACCAGATTACATGATGCATACACAAATTGGACATTTCGACCGGCAGATAATGACAATGAATCTCGTCTCACATTATCTGGTCTGCGTCGAATTGGCGGATTACAAAAACGTAATAAAATTGCTGAAAAGGAACTTAATAAACag GtgaaagaaaaatatctttatcaAGTAAAAGAAAATCCACCACCTCCTGCAGCTCCATTAAAACCTCGTCCGTTTATGGGCTTAAGTTGTAAAAATTGCACACCAAGTAGTAGG AATTTACTTGTAAATCGTGCACGAGAGAATTCCAACATCAAAAATATCTTACGGGTAGACGCTTTAAAAGCAAACAATTTTCTAACACGTAAATTCTGTCATATTGTACAAGCGTATCGATTGAAGAAATATGATTTTCCACAAGTATCCGATACCGTCTTACATGATGAACGGCTTCGTGAAGCATTACAAATGGCCACGACTAAAGATCTACAAGATATGGACAAAGCTGACGATGAAACATATCAGAAAcaattgaagaaaaatgaaaatcgtgCTAAAACTATTTTGTATGATATGCGATCAACACTTTCTGATTTTCTTTTAAg gcTTACATCTTGGGTAATGTACAAAGTATTACCATGTTTTTTGAGCTCTGTAGTTGCTCATCCAGGACAAgttgaaatgttaaaaaaggCAGCGGAATCTGGAGTTCCATTAATCTTTTTACCCTTACATCGATCTCATTtagattatattttgatttcatttattttattgaataatgatATTCGATCACCACTTGTGGCTGCTGGCGACAATTTACGAATTCCACTTTTTGG CTTTCTACTTCGAGGTCTTGgtgcattttatataaaaaggcgcATTGATCCCGTTTTAGGACGTAAAGATATTGTTTATCGGGCTGTGTTACATACTTACATGATGGAAGCTCTCAGAGCTGGTCACAATATTGAATTCTTTATTGAAGGTGGTCGAACTCGAACGGGAAAACCATGCATGCCAAAAG GTGGAATTCTTAGCGTAATTGTGGATGCATACATGGATGGAACAATTGAAGATGCATTACTTGTACCTGTTAGTATAAATTATGAACGATTAGTTGATGGAAATTTCGTTCGTGAACAGTTAGGACAACCAAAACAAATGGAATCATTAGGTTCCGCATTAAAAGCAATCTGGAgtgttttaaattcaaattatggAATGATGAGAATTGATTTTAATCAACCGTTTtcaataaaagaattaattaaaacgtTCCACATACCATCAAGAAGTCCAACACCTGAAGAGAAAGAAATCGTTAGTAATGGCACAGTACCGCcattgtttaaaaaaccaaaattagtgTCACAACCATCTACAGCTAGTTTATACGGTACTGACGTCGTTGAAGAAAAACATCGTAAACTTGTGGATAGTATCGCAAGACATGTTATTTACG ATTGTACGCAAGCAACTGCTATTATGTCAACGAATGCTGTTGCTTTCCTATTGTTAAATCGGTTTAGAGATGGATGTACAATGGATCAATTAGTTGTTGCTTTAGATAAATTACGTGCAGAAGTTGATTGGGCTGGACGAGATTTAGGTTTTAGTGGAGATTCTTTAGATGTTGTCAATCATGCT ttGGATGTGTTAGGTCCAGCATTAGTACGTCGtgacaaaacacaaaatacaatattaccTGTATGTATGCTTCCAAACGTGATTGAACTAGCCTACTACAGTAATGGAATGATGAGTTTCTATGTGGTCGATGCAATTATTGCAACCGCTTTATTCACATTATTACCAGATGTGACGTGCTCTAGTCAATTATCTGAAGATGATATTATTGAACGTTCCAAAGAATTATGTgaccttttaaaatatgaatttattatcaataagcCATGCCAAACAATTGAATCAGTTATCGCTGATGGTATcgataatttaaagaataaagaaattttaacacaaaaagaG ATTTTATACACCGAAGACGAAAAATGGAGTCAACGAGTTGCAAAAACATTTGACGATGACGATAGTTCGTCTGGTGACGATGCTGCTCCACCTAAAATAAATGAACCTAACTTACAATTTAATTCAAACACAACGACTTTACAGCATTTATGTTTCTTACGTGGTTTAATACGGCCCTTAATTGAAGCGTACTATATTACGGGTACCGTTTTACATAAATTGGTTGATCGAAATGTTACAGAAAAAGAATTAGTACTCGATATTatggaagaaattaaaaaagaattacatcTTGGATCCTTGAGTTACa GTGAAAGTTTATCAGTTGATCCAGtacgaaattgtttaaaattactaCAACATTGGCAAGTGCTCGAAAGTCATACACAAGATAAAATACGAATGTACTATTTATCAGAACATTATGATGATAACGAATcattaaaaccaattttaatcaaattatgtCGATTCAAAACgccattaaataataataagtga
- the LOC123305323 gene encoding glycerol-3-phosphate acyltransferase 1, mitochondrial isoform X3, whose translation MDGLIAEYIILLGLFYWLFSAKAYAMVDVLTTRLHDAYTNWTFRPADNDNESRLTLSGLRRIGGLQKRNKIAEKELNKQVKEKYLYQVKENPPPPAAPLKPRPFMGLSCKNCTPSSRNLLVNRARENSNIKNILRVDALKANNFLTRKFCHIVQAYRLKKYDFPQVSDTVLHDERLREALQMATTKDLQDMDKADDETYQKQLKKNENRAKTILYDMRSTLSDFLLRLTSWVMYKVLPCFLSSVVAHPGQVEMLKKAAESGVPLIFLPLHRSHLDYILISFILLNNDIRSPLVAAGDNLRIPLFGFLLRGLGAFYIKRRIDPVLGRKDIVYRAVLHTYMMEALRAGHNIEFFIEGGRTRTGKPCMPKGGILSVIVDAYMDGTIEDALLVPVSINYERLVDGNFVREQLGQPKQMESLGSALKAIWSVLNSNYGMMRIDFNQPFSIKELIKTFHIPSRSPTPEEKEIVSNGTVPPLFKKPKLVSQPSTASLYGTDVVEEKHRKLVDSIARHVIYDCTQATAIMSTNAVAFLLLNRFRDGCTMDQLVVALDKLRAEVDWAGRDLGFSGDSLDVVNHALDVLGPALVRRDKTQNTILPVCMLPNVIELAYYSNGMMSFYVVDAIIATALFTLLPDVTCSSQLSEDDIIERSKELCDLLKYEFIINKPCQTIESVIADGIDNLKNKEILTQKEILYTEDEKWSQRVAKTFDDDDSSSGDDAAPPKINEPNLQFNSNTTTLQHLCFLRGLIRPLIEAYYITGTVLHKLVDRNVTEKELVLDIMEEIKKELHLGSLSYSESLSVDPVRNCLKLLQHWQVLESHTQDKIRMYYLSEHYDDNESLKPILIKLCRFKTPLNNNK comes from the exons gGCATATGCAATGGTTGATGTATTGACAACCAGATTACATGATGCATACACAAATTGGACATTTCGACCGGCAGATAATGACAATGAATCTCGTCTCACATTATCTGGTCTGCGTCGAATTGGCGGATTACAAAAACGTAATAAAATTGCTGAAAAGGAACTTAATAAACag GtgaaagaaaaatatctttatcaAGTAAAAGAAAATCCACCACCTCCTGCAGCTCCATTAAAACCTCGTCCGTTTATGGGCTTAAGTTGTAAAAATTGCACACCAAGTAGTAGG AATTTACTTGTAAATCGTGCACGAGAGAATTCCAACATCAAAAATATCTTACGGGTAGACGCTTTAAAAGCAAACAATTTTCTAACACGTAAATTCTGTCATATTGTACAAGCGTATCGATTGAAGAAATATGATTTTCCACAAGTATCCGATACCGTCTTACATGATGAACGGCTTCGTGAAGCATTACAAATGGCCACGACTAAAGATCTACAAGATATGGACAAAGCTGACGATGAAACATATCAGAAAcaattgaagaaaaatgaaaatcgtgCTAAAACTATTTTGTATGATATGCGATCAACACTTTCTGATTTTCTTTTAAg gcTTACATCTTGGGTAATGTACAAAGTATTACCATGTTTTTTGAGCTCTGTAGTTGCTCATCCAGGACAAgttgaaatgttaaaaaaggCAGCGGAATCTGGAGTTCCATTAATCTTTTTACCCTTACATCGATCTCATTtagattatattttgatttcatttattttattgaataatgatATTCGATCACCACTTGTGGCTGCTGGCGACAATTTACGAATTCCACTTTTTGG CTTTCTACTTCGAGGTCTTGgtgcattttatataaaaaggcgcATTGATCCCGTTTTAGGACGTAAAGATATTGTTTATCGGGCTGTGTTACATACTTACATGATGGAAGCTCTCAGAGCTGGTCACAATATTGAATTCTTTATTGAAGGTGGTCGAACTCGAACGGGAAAACCATGCATGCCAAAAG GTGGAATTCTTAGCGTAATTGTGGATGCATACATGGATGGAACAATTGAAGATGCATTACTTGTACCTGTTAGTATAAATTATGAACGATTAGTTGATGGAAATTTCGTTCGTGAACAGTTAGGACAACCAAAACAAATGGAATCATTAGGTTCCGCATTAAAAGCAATCTGGAgtgttttaaattcaaattatggAATGATGAGAATTGATTTTAATCAACCGTTTtcaataaaagaattaattaaaacgtTCCACATACCATCAAGAAGTCCAACACCTGAAGAGAAAGAAATCGTTAGTAATGGCACAGTACCGCcattgtttaaaaaaccaaaattagtgTCACAACCATCTACAGCTAGTTTATACGGTACTGACGTCGTTGAAGAAAAACATCGTAAACTTGTGGATAGTATCGCAAGACATGTTATTTACG ATTGTACGCAAGCAACTGCTATTATGTCAACGAATGCTGTTGCTTTCCTATTGTTAAATCGGTTTAGAGATGGATGTACAATGGATCAATTAGTTGTTGCTTTAGATAAATTACGTGCAGAAGTTGATTGGGCTGGACGAGATTTAGGTTTTAGTGGAGATTCTTTAGATGTTGTCAATCATGCT ttGGATGTGTTAGGTCCAGCATTAGTACGTCGtgacaaaacacaaaatacaatattaccTGTATGTATGCTTCCAAACGTGATTGAACTAGCCTACTACAGTAATGGAATGATGAGTTTCTATGTGGTCGATGCAATTATTGCAACCGCTTTATTCACATTATTACCAGATGTGACGTGCTCTAGTCAATTATCTGAAGATGATATTATTGAACGTTCCAAAGAATTATGTgaccttttaaaatatgaatttattatcaataagcCATGCCAAACAATTGAATCAGTTATCGCTGATGGTATcgataatttaaagaataaagaaattttaacacaaaaagaG ATTTTATACACCGAAGACGAAAAATGGAGTCAACGAGTTGCAAAAACATTTGACGATGACGATAGTTCGTCTGGTGACGATGCTGCTCCACCTAAAATAAATGAACCTAACTTACAATTTAATTCAAACACAACGACTTTACAGCATTTATGTTTCTTACGTGGTTTAATACGGCCCTTAATTGAAGCGTACTATATTACGGGTACCGTTTTACATAAATTGGTTGATCGAAATGTTACAGAAAAAGAATTAGTACTCGATATTatggaagaaattaaaaaagaattacatcTTGGATCCTTGAGTTACa GTGAAAGTTTATCAGTTGATCCAGtacgaaattgtttaaaattactaCAACATTGGCAAGTGCTCGAAAGTCATACACAAGATAAAATACGAATGTACTATTTATCAGAACATTATGATGATAACGAATcattaaaaccaattttaatcaaattatgtCGATTCAAAACgccattaaataataataagtga
- the LOC123305323 gene encoding glycerol-3-phosphate acyltransferase 1, mitochondrial isoform X2, with amino-acid sequence MIIDEIVSSYSFTKMWKYVLMMAYAMVDVLTTRLHDAYTNWTFRPADNDNESRLTLSGLRRIGGLQKRNKIAEKELNKQVKEKYLYQVKENPPPPAAPLKPRPFMGLSCKNCTPSSRNLLVNRARENSNIKNILRVDALKANNFLTRKFCHIVQAYRLKKYDFPQVSDTVLHDERLREALQMATTKDLQDMDKADDETYQKQLKKNENRAKTILYDMRSTLSDFLLRLTSWVMYKVLPCFLSSVVAHPGQVEMLKKAAESGVPLIFLPLHRSHLDYILISFILLNNDIRSPLVAAGDNLRIPLFGFLLRGLGAFYIKRRIDPVLGRKDIVYRAVLHTYMMEALRAGHNIEFFIEGGRTRTGKPCMPKGGILSVIVDAYMDGTIEDALLVPVSINYERLVDGNFVREQLGQPKQMESLGSALKAIWSVLNSNYGMMRIDFNQPFSIKELIKTFHIPSRSPTPEEKEIVSNGTVPPLFKKPKLVSQPSTASLYGTDVVEEKHRKLVDSIARHVIYDCTQATAIMSTNAVAFLLLNRFRDGCTMDQLVVALDKLRAEVDWAGRDLGFSGDSLDVVNHALDVLGPALVRRDKTQNTILPVCMLPNVIELAYYSNGMMSFYVVDAIIATALFTLLPDVTCSSQLSEDDIIERSKELCDLLKYEFIINKPCQTIESVIADGIDNLKNKEILTQKEILYTEDEKWSQRVAKTFDDDDSSSGDDAAPPKINEPNLQFNSNTTTLQHLCFLRGLIRPLIEAYYITGTVLHKLVDRNVTEKELVLDIMEEIKKELHLGSLSYSESLSVDPVRNCLKLLQHWQVLESHTQDKIRMYYLSEHYDDNESLKPILIKLCRFKTPLNNNK; translated from the exons gGCATATGCAATGGTTGATGTATTGACAACCAGATTACATGATGCATACACAAATTGGACATTTCGACCGGCAGATAATGACAATGAATCTCGTCTCACATTATCTGGTCTGCGTCGAATTGGCGGATTACAAAAACGTAATAAAATTGCTGAAAAGGAACTTAATAAACag GtgaaagaaaaatatctttatcaAGTAAAAGAAAATCCACCACCTCCTGCAGCTCCATTAAAACCTCGTCCGTTTATGGGCTTAAGTTGTAAAAATTGCACACCAAGTAGTAGG AATTTACTTGTAAATCGTGCACGAGAGAATTCCAACATCAAAAATATCTTACGGGTAGACGCTTTAAAAGCAAACAATTTTCTAACACGTAAATTCTGTCATATTGTACAAGCGTATCGATTGAAGAAATATGATTTTCCACAAGTATCCGATACCGTCTTACATGATGAACGGCTTCGTGAAGCATTACAAATGGCCACGACTAAAGATCTACAAGATATGGACAAAGCTGACGATGAAACATATCAGAAAcaattgaagaaaaatgaaaatcgtgCTAAAACTATTTTGTATGATATGCGATCAACACTTTCTGATTTTCTTTTAAg gcTTACATCTTGGGTAATGTACAAAGTATTACCATGTTTTTTGAGCTCTGTAGTTGCTCATCCAGGACAAgttgaaatgttaaaaaaggCAGCGGAATCTGGAGTTCCATTAATCTTTTTACCCTTACATCGATCTCATTtagattatattttgatttcatttattttattgaataatgatATTCGATCACCACTTGTGGCTGCTGGCGACAATTTACGAATTCCACTTTTTGG CTTTCTACTTCGAGGTCTTGgtgcattttatataaaaaggcgcATTGATCCCGTTTTAGGACGTAAAGATATTGTTTATCGGGCTGTGTTACATACTTACATGATGGAAGCTCTCAGAGCTGGTCACAATATTGAATTCTTTATTGAAGGTGGTCGAACTCGAACGGGAAAACCATGCATGCCAAAAG GTGGAATTCTTAGCGTAATTGTGGATGCATACATGGATGGAACAATTGAAGATGCATTACTTGTACCTGTTAGTATAAATTATGAACGATTAGTTGATGGAAATTTCGTTCGTGAACAGTTAGGACAACCAAAACAAATGGAATCATTAGGTTCCGCATTAAAAGCAATCTGGAgtgttttaaattcaaattatggAATGATGAGAATTGATTTTAATCAACCGTTTtcaataaaagaattaattaaaacgtTCCACATACCATCAAGAAGTCCAACACCTGAAGAGAAAGAAATCGTTAGTAATGGCACAGTACCGCcattgtttaaaaaaccaaaattagtgTCACAACCATCTACAGCTAGTTTATACGGTACTGACGTCGTTGAAGAAAAACATCGTAAACTTGTGGATAGTATCGCAAGACATGTTATTTACG ATTGTACGCAAGCAACTGCTATTATGTCAACGAATGCTGTTGCTTTCCTATTGTTAAATCGGTTTAGAGATGGATGTACAATGGATCAATTAGTTGTTGCTTTAGATAAATTACGTGCAGAAGTTGATTGGGCTGGACGAGATTTAGGTTTTAGTGGAGATTCTTTAGATGTTGTCAATCATGCT ttGGATGTGTTAGGTCCAGCATTAGTACGTCGtgacaaaacacaaaatacaatattaccTGTATGTATGCTTCCAAACGTGATTGAACTAGCCTACTACAGTAATGGAATGATGAGTTTCTATGTGGTCGATGCAATTATTGCAACCGCTTTATTCACATTATTACCAGATGTGACGTGCTCTAGTCAATTATCTGAAGATGATATTATTGAACGTTCCAAAGAATTATGTgaccttttaaaatatgaatttattatcaataagcCATGCCAAACAATTGAATCAGTTATCGCTGATGGTATcgataatttaaagaataaagaaattttaacacaaaaagaG ATTTTATACACCGAAGACGAAAAATGGAGTCAACGAGTTGCAAAAACATTTGACGATGACGATAGTTCGTCTGGTGACGATGCTGCTCCACCTAAAATAAATGAACCTAACTTACAATTTAATTCAAACACAACGACTTTACAGCATTTATGTTTCTTACGTGGTTTAATACGGCCCTTAATTGAAGCGTACTATATTACGGGTACCGTTTTACATAAATTGGTTGATCGAAATGTTACAGAAAAAGAATTAGTACTCGATATTatggaagaaattaaaaaagaattacatcTTGGATCCTTGAGTTACa GTGAAAGTTTATCAGTTGATCCAGtacgaaattgtttaaaattactaCAACATTGGCAAGTGCTCGAAAGTCATACACAAGATAAAATACGAATGTACTATTTATCAGAACATTATGATGATAACGAATcattaaaaccaattttaatcaaattatgtCGATTCAAAACgccattaaataataataagtga
- the LOC123305323 gene encoding glycerol-3-phosphate acyltransferase 1, mitochondrial isoform X4, with product MVDVLTTRLHDAYTNWTFRPADNDNESRLTLSGLRRIGGLQKRNKIAEKELNKQVKEKYLYQVKENPPPPAAPLKPRPFMGLSCKNCTPSSRNLLVNRARENSNIKNILRVDALKANNFLTRKFCHIVQAYRLKKYDFPQVSDTVLHDERLREALQMATTKDLQDMDKADDETYQKQLKKNENRAKTILYDMRSTLSDFLLRLTSWVMYKVLPCFLSSVVAHPGQVEMLKKAAESGVPLIFLPLHRSHLDYILISFILLNNDIRSPLVAAGDNLRIPLFGFLLRGLGAFYIKRRIDPVLGRKDIVYRAVLHTYMMEALRAGHNIEFFIEGGRTRTGKPCMPKGGILSVIVDAYMDGTIEDALLVPVSINYERLVDGNFVREQLGQPKQMESLGSALKAIWSVLNSNYGMMRIDFNQPFSIKELIKTFHIPSRSPTPEEKEIVSNGTVPPLFKKPKLVSQPSTASLYGTDVVEEKHRKLVDSIARHVIYDCTQATAIMSTNAVAFLLLNRFRDGCTMDQLVVALDKLRAEVDWAGRDLGFSGDSLDVVNHALDVLGPALVRRDKTQNTILPVCMLPNVIELAYYSNGMMSFYVVDAIIATALFTLLPDVTCSSQLSEDDIIERSKELCDLLKYEFIINKPCQTIESVIADGIDNLKNKEILTQKEILYTEDEKWSQRVAKTFDDDDSSSGDDAAPPKINEPNLQFNSNTTTLQHLCFLRGLIRPLIEAYYITGTVLHKLVDRNVTEKELVLDIMEEIKKELHLGSLSYSESLSVDPVRNCLKLLQHWQVLESHTQDKIRMYYLSEHYDDNESLKPILIKLCRFKTPLNNNK from the exons ATGGTTGATGTATTGACAACCAGATTACATGATGCATACACAAATTGGACATTTCGACCGGCAGATAATGACAATGAATCTCGTCTCACATTATCTGGTCTGCGTCGAATTGGCGGATTACAAAAACGTAATAAAATTGCTGAAAAGGAACTTAATAAACag GtgaaagaaaaatatctttatcaAGTAAAAGAAAATCCACCACCTCCTGCAGCTCCATTAAAACCTCGTCCGTTTATGGGCTTAAGTTGTAAAAATTGCACACCAAGTAGTAGG AATTTACTTGTAAATCGTGCACGAGAGAATTCCAACATCAAAAATATCTTACGGGTAGACGCTTTAAAAGCAAACAATTTTCTAACACGTAAATTCTGTCATATTGTACAAGCGTATCGATTGAAGAAATATGATTTTCCACAAGTATCCGATACCGTCTTACATGATGAACGGCTTCGTGAAGCATTACAAATGGCCACGACTAAAGATCTACAAGATATGGACAAAGCTGACGATGAAACATATCAGAAAcaattgaagaaaaatgaaaatcgtgCTAAAACTATTTTGTATGATATGCGATCAACACTTTCTGATTTTCTTTTAAg gcTTACATCTTGGGTAATGTACAAAGTATTACCATGTTTTTTGAGCTCTGTAGTTGCTCATCCAGGACAAgttgaaatgttaaaaaaggCAGCGGAATCTGGAGTTCCATTAATCTTTTTACCCTTACATCGATCTCATTtagattatattttgatttcatttattttattgaataatgatATTCGATCACCACTTGTGGCTGCTGGCGACAATTTACGAATTCCACTTTTTGG CTTTCTACTTCGAGGTCTTGgtgcattttatataaaaaggcgcATTGATCCCGTTTTAGGACGTAAAGATATTGTTTATCGGGCTGTGTTACATACTTACATGATGGAAGCTCTCAGAGCTGGTCACAATATTGAATTCTTTATTGAAGGTGGTCGAACTCGAACGGGAAAACCATGCATGCCAAAAG GTGGAATTCTTAGCGTAATTGTGGATGCATACATGGATGGAACAATTGAAGATGCATTACTTGTACCTGTTAGTATAAATTATGAACGATTAGTTGATGGAAATTTCGTTCGTGAACAGTTAGGACAACCAAAACAAATGGAATCATTAGGTTCCGCATTAAAAGCAATCTGGAgtgttttaaattcaaattatggAATGATGAGAATTGATTTTAATCAACCGTTTtcaataaaagaattaattaaaacgtTCCACATACCATCAAGAAGTCCAACACCTGAAGAGAAAGAAATCGTTAGTAATGGCACAGTACCGCcattgtttaaaaaaccaaaattagtgTCACAACCATCTACAGCTAGTTTATACGGTACTGACGTCGTTGAAGAAAAACATCGTAAACTTGTGGATAGTATCGCAAGACATGTTATTTACG ATTGTACGCAAGCAACTGCTATTATGTCAACGAATGCTGTTGCTTTCCTATTGTTAAATCGGTTTAGAGATGGATGTACAATGGATCAATTAGTTGTTGCTTTAGATAAATTACGTGCAGAAGTTGATTGGGCTGGACGAGATTTAGGTTTTAGTGGAGATTCTTTAGATGTTGTCAATCATGCT ttGGATGTGTTAGGTCCAGCATTAGTACGTCGtgacaaaacacaaaatacaatattaccTGTATGTATGCTTCCAAACGTGATTGAACTAGCCTACTACAGTAATGGAATGATGAGTTTCTATGTGGTCGATGCAATTATTGCAACCGCTTTATTCACATTATTACCAGATGTGACGTGCTCTAGTCAATTATCTGAAGATGATATTATTGAACGTTCCAAAGAATTATGTgaccttttaaaatatgaatttattatcaataagcCATGCCAAACAATTGAATCAGTTATCGCTGATGGTATcgataatttaaagaataaagaaattttaacacaaaaagaG ATTTTATACACCGAAGACGAAAAATGGAGTCAACGAGTTGCAAAAACATTTGACGATGACGATAGTTCGTCTGGTGACGATGCTGCTCCACCTAAAATAAATGAACCTAACTTACAATTTAATTCAAACACAACGACTTTACAGCATTTATGTTTCTTACGTGGTTTAATACGGCCCTTAATTGAAGCGTACTATATTACGGGTACCGTTTTACATAAATTGGTTGATCGAAATGTTACAGAAAAAGAATTAGTACTCGATATTatggaagaaattaaaaaagaattacatcTTGGATCCTTGAGTTACa GTGAAAGTTTATCAGTTGATCCAGtacgaaattgtttaaaattactaCAACATTGGCAAGTGCTCGAAAGTCATACACAAGATAAAATACGAATGTACTATTTATCAGAACATTATGATGATAACGAATcattaaaaccaattttaatcaaattatgtCGATTCAAAACgccattaaataataataagtga
- the LOC123305595 gene encoding uroporphyrinogen-III synthase-like, whose amino-acid sequence MKVICKEILILKSQDDSVENDNYVEYLTKNNLIVKFLKVLVFVYKNLDILSEKLTKSDDYHGVIFTSPRAIFACHEAIQNESLMSKWKDKQNYVIGEKSQSLALNLLGLNCSGQESGNAINLAKIIISDVSGTKQPFLFPCGNIKRDVLKTELQKEDIHLEEVTIYETIKNPDIETEFGKITENFTRIPEVFVYFSPSGVQSTKNIIERLGIQHSLKFIAIGPTTAEEITKIGWELSGFAEKPTPESLLKTI is encoded by the exons atgaaaGTCATTTGTAAAGaaatcttaatattaaaatcacaaGATGATTCAGTCGAGAATGATAATTATGTAGAATATTTaacaaagaataatttaattgtaaaatttttaaaggtcttagtgtttgtttataaaaatttagatatattAAGTGAAAAACTGACCAAATCGGACGATTATcatg GTGTAATTTTTACTAGCCCTAGAGCAATATTTGCTTGCCACGAAGCAATACAAAATGAATCGTTAATGTCCAAATGGAAAGATAAACAGAATTATGTAATTGGAGAGAAAAGTCAATCGTTAGCGTTGAATTTATTAGGATTGAATTGTTCGGGTCAAGAAAGTGGTAATGCTattaatttagcaaaaataattatatcgg ATGTAAGTGGAACAAAACAACCGTTTTTATTTCCCTGTGGAAATATTAAACGGGATGTGCTGAAAACGGAATTACAAAAGGAAGATATTCATTTAGAGGAAGTGACAATAtatgaaacaattaaaaatcctGATATTGAAACGGAATTTGGTAAAATTACCGAAAATTTTACTCGAATTCCTGAAGTTTTCGTTTATTTCAGTCCTTCGGGAGTACAATCGACAAAGAATATTATAGAGCGACTTGGAATTCAACACTCACTAAAA tttattgcaATTGGACCGACAACAGCCGaggaaataacaaaaattggatGGGAATTAAGTGGATTTGCTGAGAAACCAACACcagaaagtttattaaaaacaatt